Proteins from one Indicator indicator isolate 239-I01 chromosome 37, UM_Iind_1.1, whole genome shotgun sequence genomic window:
- the LOC128978517 gene encoding LOW QUALITY PROTEIN: olfactory receptor 734-like (The sequence of the model RefSeq protein was modified relative to this genomic sequence to represent the inferred CDS: deleted 1 base in 1 codon), translating to MQAGDLQSRNEAQNYTVTEFVLLGLSPNHEVQMTLFFFFLIFYMVILPGNVLIILTVWRDSQLRSPMYFFLANLTFLDICYCSVTPPKMLADFFSHRKTISYNACMAQIFFLHFLGAAEAFLLIAMAYDCYIAVCKPLHYTRLMNRGVCCVLVGASWGRGFLHGIILLAFSIHLPLCGPNILNNFFCDIHQLVNLACGNTYTVELLMFLNNGAIIVVCFVLLLMSYTALLLKLQTQSSKAKNKVASTCISHIIVVFVMWGPAVYIYSLPFQAVPREKVVAVFHTVVFPLTNPMIYTWRNQEIKGLMWKLVSKA from the exons TgatctgcagagcagaaatgaAGCACAGAACTATACAGTTACAGAGTTCGTTCTGTTGGGATTGTCCCCAAACCATGAAGTCCAGAtgactctctttttcttcttcttaatCTTCTACATGGTCATTCTGCCAGGCAATgtcctcatcatcctcacagtctGGAGGGACTCCCAACTGAGGTCTCCCATGTATTTCTTCCTGGCCAATTTGACATTCCTGGACATCTGCTACTGTTCTGTGACCCCACCCAAAATGCTGGCTGACTTCTTCTCACACCGTAAGACCATTTCCTACAATGCCTGCATGGCCCAGATTTTCTTCCTCCACTTCCTGGGAGCAGCTGAAGCTTTCCTGCTCATAGCCATGGCCTATGACTGCTACATAGCTGTTTGCAAACCTCTTCACTACACCAGGCTTATGAACAGGGGGGTGTGCTGTGTCCTAGTTGGAGCTTCATGGGGACGGGGCTTCCTCCATGGCATCATTCTACTTGCATTCAGCATCCACCTCCCCTTATGTGGTCCCAACATCCTGAACAACTTCTTCTGTGATATCCACCAGCTGGTCAAC TTGGCCTGTGGCAACACTTACACAGTGGAGCTTTTGATGTTCCTCAACAACGGAGCTATTATCGTCGTGTGCTTTGTACTTCTCCTAATGTCCTACACTGCTCTTTTGCTGAAGCTCCAGACACAGTCCTCCAAGGCAAAGAACAAAGTAGCCTCCACCTGCATTTCCCACATCATTGTGGTTTTTGTCATGTGGGGCCCAGCCGTGTACATCTATAGTTTACCTTTCCAAGCTGTCCCAAGGGAAAAAGTTGTTGCTGTTTTCCACACAGTTGTCTTCCCCTTGACTAACCCCATGATCTACACCTGGCGTAACCAGGAGATCAAAGGCTTAATGTGGAAGCTGGTCAGCAAAGCATGA
- the SDR39U1 gene encoding epimerase family protein SDR39U1, translating to MGGPKRQSGAPGAAMRVLVGGGTGFVGTALTQLLRSRGHEVTHISRRRGRDRISWEELSRSGLPLCDAVVNLAGENVLNPFRRWNDAFCKEIISSRVETTKTLAKAISDAEQPPRAWVLVTGVGYYHPSLTAEYTEDSPGGDFDFFSRLVSSWEAAAVIPGSPARGVVVRSGVVLGRGGGAISQMLWPFRLGLGGPMGSGLQPFPWIHVQDLAGIVSHALESECLRGVLNGVSPAAPATTNGSFAQELAAALGRPALLPVPAWAVRAAFGAERALLLLEGQRVVPRRTLESGYRFIFPDLAAALKDIVA from the exons ATGGGGGGGCCCAAGCGGCAGAGTGGAG CGCCCGGTGCCGCCATGAGGGTGCTAGTGG GAGGCGGAACTGGGTTCGTGGGCACTGCCCTGACGCAGCTGCTGCGGAGCCGCGGGCATGAGGTGACTCACATCTCTCGGCGACGGGGCAGGGACCGCATCAGCTGG GAAGAGCTGTCCCGCTCTGGACTGCCcctgtgtgatgctgtggtgAATTTAGCTGGTGAAAACGTCCTCAACCCTTTCCGCAG ATGGAATGATGCCTTCTGCAAGGAAATCATCAGCAGCCGGGTTGAGACCACCAAGACCTTGGCCAAAGCCATTTCTGATGCTGAACAGCCACCCCGTGCTTGGGTCCTCGTCACTGGCGTAG GCTATTATCACCCCAGCCTCACAGCTGAGTACACTGAGGACAGTCCTGGGGGAGATTTTGACTTCTTCTCACGCCTGGTGAGCtcctgggaggctgcagctgtcaTCCCTGGGAGCCCAGCTCGTGGTGTTGTGGTGAGATCTG GGGTAGTGCTGGGCCGAGGTGGTGGTGCAATCTCTCAGATGCTCTGGCCTTTCCGTCTGGGCCTAGGAGGCCCCATGGGCTCTGGGCTCCAGCCCTTCCCATGGATCCACGTTCAGGACCTGGCCGGGATTGTTTCTCATGCCCTGGAGAGTGAGTGCCTGCGAGGTGTCCTCAACGGCGTCTCCCCAGCCGCCCCTGCCACCACCAATGGCAGCTTTGCTCAGGAgcttgctgcagctctgggccgcccagccctgctgccagtgccGGCCTGGGCAGTGCGGGCTGCCTTTGGGGCAGAGcgtgccctgctgctgctggaggggcaGCGGGTGGTGCCCAGGCGCACCCTAGAGAGCGGCTACCGCTTCATCTTCCCtgacctggctgcagctctgaaggACATCGTGGCTTGA